Proteins from a genomic interval of Periophthalmus magnuspinnatus isolate fPerMag1 chromosome 11, fPerMag1.2.pri, whole genome shotgun sequence:
- the LOC117379045 gene encoding kelch-like protein 10 has product MVRLSPPYNEQTNSGLYPNFPHHIRDFTLVGVSPQIMALLLEWIYTRHVLLSGENVQDVVVAADMLLLENLVKICYCYMEDHMCPENCISIWKFCHGVLSHKTKDLAWRFIMSHFEEVVNCNEFQLLTAQELSGFIEDDELDVKNETVVYQAVLHWTNHDLQQRRVDFPRVLAKVRFDQISLEFLNNNVLSNPLVKDHLHTREVQAIYALSNSAGSHIRLIRPRLPGAILLAIGGWSGGDPTNGIEAYDYKAGRWVNVTNHQERARAYHGSVFLNGSVYCVGGFDRTEYFNSVRRLDLATRTWHEMPPMYHRRCYVSVAVLNGCIYAMGGHNGHIRLSTAEVFDPETNLWSPIRPMNEQRSDANCVAVNGEIYICGGFNDIECLQTAECYDPRTKQWSLIAPMTTRRSGVAVIAYGDYIYAVGDFDGTMRLNSVEAYSPRTNSWRPVASMLTTRSYCGIEVLNGRIFAVGGFNGLSTMYSVEAYDPLVDSWSFVCDMDIFRSGLNCCVISGLPNMTGYAISRNALPLLDIEMDESDEEAI; this is encoded by the exons TCATCATATCAGAGACTTCACACTTGTTGGAGTCTCTCCTCAGATCATGGCCCTGCTGCTTGAATGGATCTAcaccaggcatgtcc TTCTGAGCGGAGAGAATGTCCAGGATGTAGTTGTGGCTGCTGACATGCTGCTGCTGGAAAACCTGGTTAAAATCTGCTACTGTTACATGGAGGACCACATGTGTCCGGAGAACTGCATTAGCATCTGGAAGTTCTGCCATGGTGTGCTTTCGCACAAAACAAAGGACTTGGCTTGGCGGTTTATCATGAGTCACTTTGAGGAGGTGGTGAACTGTAATGAATTCCAGCTCCTCACAGCACAGGAACTGAGCGGGTTCATAGAAGATGATGAACTTGATGTGAAAAATGAGACAGTCGTGTACCAAGCCGTTCTGCACTGGACCAACCATGACCTCCAGCAACGCAGAGTCGACTTTCCACGTGTACTGGCAAAG gtgCGTTTCGACCAGATATCTCTTGAATTTCTAAACAACAACGTTCTCAGCAATCCTCTGGTGAAGGATCACCTCCACACACGTGAAGTGCAGGCCATATATGCACTTTCCAACAGTGCGGGTTCCCATATCCGTCTGATCCGCCCCCGACTTCCTGGGGCCATCCTATTGGCTATTGGAGGCTGGAGTGGTGGCGATCCAACCAATGGCATTGAGGCGTACGACTATAAGGCTGGTCGCTGGGTTAATGTCACAAACCACCAGGAGAGGGCCAGGGCTTACCACGGCTCTGTGTTCCTCAATGGGTCGGTCTATTGTGTGGGAGGATTTGACCGGACGGAATATTTCAACAGCGTGCGTCGCCTGGACCTGGCCACCCGCACTTGGCACGAGATGCCCCCCATGTACCACCGCCGCTGCTATGTGAGCGTGGCTGTGCTGAACGGATGTATCTATGCTATGGGCGGACACAACGGGCACATACGACTGAGCACCGCTGAAGTCTTTGACCCTGAGACTAACCTGTGGTCCCCGATCCGACCCATGAACGAGCAGAGGAGTGATGCCAACTGTGTCGCAGTTAATGGCGAG ATCTACATTTGTGGAGGTTTCAATGACATTGAGTGCCTCCAGACGGCTGAATGCTACGACCCAAGAACCAAGCAGTGGTCTTTGATTGCTCCTATGACCACCAGGCGCAGTGGTGTCGCTGTCATTGCCTACGGTGACTACATCTATGCA GTTGGAGATTTTGATGGGACTATGCGCCTGAACAGCGTGGAGGCCTATAGTCCGCGCACAAACTCCTGGCGTCCCGTGGCGTCCATGTTGACCACTCGCAGTTACTGTGGCATTGAGGTGCTGAACGGCCGCATCTTTGCTGTGGGGGGTTTTAACGGCTTGAGCACCATGTACTCTGTGGAGGCCTATGACCCCCTGGTGGACAGCTGGAGCTTTGTCTGTGACATGGACATCTTCAGGAGCGGTCTCAACTGTTGTGTCATCTCCGGTCTCCCCAACATGACCGGCTACGCCATTTCCCGCAACGCTCTGCCGCTGCTTGACATCGAGATGGACGAGTCGGACGAGGAAGCCATCTAA